TTGTCAACACCCGGGTGTATCCGCGGATGTTGCCGCCGACCATCATCGAAGCACCGACTTCGCTGATCACCCCGCCGAAGCCGGCGATGACGGCTGAGAGAATGCCCAGCCGGGCTTCCCAGAGCAGGAGCAGCAGGAATTGAAAACGGGTGGCGCCCATGGAGCGGATCTGCAGAAGCAGCTTGGGATTGACGGACTGGATGGCTGCCATGCTGAATCCGGCGACGATCGGGCTTGCGATGATGGACTGCGCCACGACAATCGCCGTTGGCGTATACAGGAGCCCCAGCATGCCCAGGGGGCCGTAGCGCGCCAGCATCAACCAGGTGACCAGGCCCACCACAACGGGCGGAAGTCCCATGCCGAAATTGACGAGACTCACCCAGAATCCCCGGCTGGGGAAACGGGTGAGCGCAAGGACGGTACCGATCGGGATGCCGATGGCGATACTGATGATGGTGGCCGTCACCGACACCTGAATGGTGCGCCAGGTGATTTCCAGAACCTCCGGATCAAGCGATATCAGCATCCGGACGGCGGCCAGCAATCCTTCCCAGATGACGTTCATTTAAGCAAGCCTTTACGGTTGATGGCCGCAGAAAAAGTCACCGTACCTCTGATCTTGGGTTATCGCCGGGCCTGAGCATGGGGGCGTACCCGTGCCCCCATGCGGCTCACTGGAAACCCATCGACTTTTTGCGAGTCTATCACGGTTTCCCGGATTCTGTTGCGGCATCCGGGAAAAAGAGCGGTGCACCGTATTTGTCCTTCCCGAATTCACCGATGCGTTTCTGTGTTTCCGGTGCGATCATGAAATCGACGAAGGCCTTGGCTCCCGAAGCGTTTACCTTGCTGAACTTCTCCGGATTCACCTGCATGACATGGTAAATGTTGAGCAAGGGTTTGTCTCCCTCACACAGAATGGCAAGCTCGAGATGCGCTTTTTGGGACAGGTACGTACCCCGGTCGGTCAATGTGTAGGCGCCTTTCTGGGAAGCCATCGATAGCGTCGCCCCCATTCCCTGGCCCGATTCCTGATACCAGGGTTTTCCTTTGGGGTCAATGCCCGCTTCTTTCCAGAGAGAAAGCTCCTTCTTGTGGGTTCCGGAATCATCGCCCCGCGAAATGAAAACCGATTGGGTTGCGGCGATGGCTTTGAGCGCCTCGACTGCGGATTTGCCCTTAAGGCCGGCCGGATCTTTCGATGGTCCTGCGAGGATGAAGTCGTTGTGCATCACGAGCCGGTAGTTGATGCCGATGCCGACATCCACCAGTTTTTTCTCGGCTGCCGGGGCATGCACCAGCAGCACATCCGCTTCTCCCTTCTCACCCATGGCAAGGGCTTGACCCGTACCGACGGCAATGGTTTTCACACGGTATCCCGTCTGTTTTTCGAAAATCGGCACCAGCTCGTCGAGAAGGCCGGAATCGACCGTCGATGTCGTCGTGGAGAGGATGATGTCTTTGACCTCTGCGGCAGATGCGGCGGCAATCCATAACAACGATAGCAGCGCAACAGCCATGGAACCCCTTAACCAGTGACGGCCTACAAACAACTTGTTCATATTCAATCTCCTTTCTCTTGTTTGTGATCAAGCAAAACCACGCGTAGCCCTGCCAGCATTGGCCTGTCTTGCCGGATCGTATGGTGATTTACAGATTCCATGCATTCCATCCGCGATCCCCAAACGTTCCGTAACATATTCGTGAGGCTAACATTGCACCCATCATATCCCTATGGCCGGTGCTGTTTCCACTGTTTGGAATTGGGGAAAAACAGGCTGGCGCCATAGCGATCTTTTCCAAATTCCTGGATGATCTTCTGCCCCTTGTCGACGGCAGTCAGCCAGTTGACGAATATCATCGCATCCTTTAAATTCGTATTGGGAAATTTTTTCGGATTGACGGGGATCAGCGAAATGAAATTGAGCAGGACTTCATCGTTTTCGACCAGAATGACGGAGTGGATTTGTTTTTGCAGCGAGAGAAACGTTGCCCGATCAATAGCTGTATAGGCTGATTTTTCACTGACATATTTCAATGTCGCTCCGTTACCCAGAGAGCCTTTCTCGTAGATTTCGTACCATGCCCCTTTGGGTTCGACTCCGGCAATCGACCATAAATTCATTTCCGCTACATGTGTGCCGGAGCGATCTCCCCGACTGATGAACAAGGCACCTGTTTGGGCGATTTTGCGGAGCGCATCGACAGCGCTTTTCATATTTCGAATCCCGGCAGGATCATTCGGAGGCCCTACGATCACGAAGTCATTGTACATGAGATCGATACGTTCCGTTCCATACCCTTCTGCTACAAATTTTTCTTCGAGTGACCGTGCATGCACCATGACCAGATCGATCGCACCTTTTTGGGCGAGTTTCAACGTTGCACCCGTACCCATTCCGATATGCCGCACGCGAATTCCGGTTTCCGTTTCGAATGCCTGCTCCAGAACATCGACAATTCCCGAATCGATGGGACCGATCGTGCTGGCCAGGAGGACAAACCCTTTCTGTTCTGCAGGACTGCCGGTGACAAAACCGGCGATCAGGGCCAGCGCAATGCAGCTACACACCATGAATCTCTTCATCATCATCATCTCCTTCTTATGGTTTTCCAAATGGTTGGGGTGAGAGAAGATCGCTAAACCAGGATGGATCTTCGGCCATGCATACGATTGATTGTCCCGCCTCGCGGAATATGCTGAAATCCATCTGGTATAAATGCGAAAGGATAAAGGATCGGGTTTCCGCATTGGCTTGACCTATCTTTTTTTGAAGTGTTACAGCGTCGTAAATTTGGAAACTGTTCAAAAAACCGATCGTATCGGCAATTCGTCGCATTTGCCGATCCGCATGGGCCAGGTAGTGCCTGGCTATCCATCCAGATTGTTCAAGCCTCGAGAAAAGATAGGGCAATAGCGGAGTACGGGTAATTTCCAGATGGAAATCCTTCTTGAATAGTTCCATCGTGGCAATTCGGGATTGTCCGTTTTTCCGGAATTGATCACTCAGACGTCCATGCCGCCATTTGCGAACAGCGGTTTGACCATCCTTTGATACGACCCGAATTTCACGGGGGTTGACAAGAAGGTCTCCCGCAGCGCAATATTCACAGCAGTTCGCATAGTTGCCGGCACAAAGCAGCGCTGCCTCATTCAGCCGGACCATCAGGAGCCAGTATATGGGATCGGCCTCTTTGCCCGTATTTTCCAGGGTATCCACCCAGGTTTCGATTTCGCCTTCGTTCAGATCGTAGGGAAGTGCCTTTGCATCCAGGCGTGCATTGAATGCGAGCAGTGAATCGATCGATTCCCCCAGCGGTTTGTCTTTGATGAAGCGGTTGAAAACAGTTTGATTTTCGATGGCTGATGGTTGCATGATGCGCTCGTTTCCTGTTTCAGGATGTTCAATCAATCGCTTCCTACCAGCTCCAAAAGTATATGTCAATAGTGGCATAGCGTATGCGCCGGATGGGACGTTTACGAGGTTTCGAATGATGTGGCGGCGTTCGGTCGCCATTCAGTAGATGAATTTGCATGCCTGCAAGCGGCATTTTGCCGGGTGAAAGGGCTTGGATGCGGCGTGGCAATCTCTTTCCGGTCGCATTGACATCATGGGATTGTCCCGATATAACCACTTTCAAATCAGGATGTGAAGGAATGCCAAAGGCAGTCAGAGCGGATACCGTATCCTGAAAGCCCTCAGGGGATGACCTGTCGAATCGGGATACGCGACCGATCCGCATTGCCTGGTGGAAAATCGAGAATACGCTGGATGAATCCTCAAATCGGATGGGATCGAGATGGCTGCAAATCCAAGAATTCCGGAAAAAGATCAGACATCGGCTGCGGGAGATGGAAGGAATTCGGTGACGATGACGGGAAATCCCGGAGGCCCGTTTTTTATCCGTTCGAAAATCTGGTTCGAAGACAGCTCGGGGGAGGTGATTTTCGGCCTGGGACGCCTGAAAATGCTGGAAGCCATCGAAAGAAATGGATCGATTCAGGCTGCCGCCAAAGAGCTGAAGATGAGTTACCGCGCCTTATGGGGAAGAATAACGGCAACCGAAAAACGAATGGGTCGGCAATTGTTGACGCGCAACGTAGGCGGTTCAGCCGGGGGCGGATCCAGGTTGACGCCATTTGCGAAAATACTTCTGGAAAGTTTTCGGGAGATCCACCGACGCATTGCTGTCGAGTCGGACCGGCTGTATCAGACGGAGGTTTTACCGGAAATTACCCGACCGGAGGATTGAGCATGAAGTCCTGGCGGTTTCAACCACATTCTTCCTGACATCGGGCCTGAACGCTGCCCCACCATTTGGTGTAACGCACCGCCCTCGGTTGGACCCTGCCCGAATGAAGCGGTAGATATGCCCTTGGGCGTGAATGCGGTGGCTTCTGACACGTACCTGCCGCATTGAAAAAGAGCCTGCCCTTCGGGTCAGGTCAGGCAAAAATGCAGTTTCTTCTCATGGACGAACGGTAATATATTGCCTGATGTTTTTGAATTTCCATAAAAATTGCTGAGACCAAAAGGGAATTATGCAATTATCTCAGTTTAAACCTTACGGGGAATAGCGCTTTGCAAGCGACAGGGATGCCATTTTTTTGCGCTGGTGAAAATGTGGAGTCGCGAACTGCCTCAATGGCCGCTTCATCGAACCCGTGTCCGGCCCCGGAGATCACCTCGATATCGACTATCCGTCCGTTTTTATCCAGCATCAATAGCAGAACGACTGTTCCTTCGAGGCCTTCCAGCTTTGCCATACGCGGATAATGCGGCATGATTTGCCTCATAAATTTTGGGCCTTCCGCGGAACCGAAGGTGCTTATGATAGGTCCCTGCCCGTTACCGGAACCGTTGCCGTTGCCACGTCCATTTCCTGATCCATTACCGTTATCGTTGCCGGTTCCGTTTCCAGACCCCGCGCCATTGCCGCTTCCCGAGCCTGAACTGGATTCGGTCGTTTTTCCCCCTTCCGGGATATTGGATGAAGACTGATCCGTTTGAGCCACAGCGTTTCCGGAGGCCGATGTTGCCGATGCAACCGCCGATGTTGCCTCTTCAGCCTCAGGTGCTGAAGGCGTTTGAGCGATTTCAGATGACGTCTGGGTTTCGGGGGGCTTTGTCATCGTGAGGGGCCGGCTTGCAACAGAAACGGGTTTGATCGCAGCAGATTTGGGTTTGATGTGTTTTTGCGACACTTGATGATGAGAGGCATCCGGTTGTTTGATCGGTGGTGTTGAAGCCACGGCAAGGGGTTTTTCAGAATGAGGTCTTTCAGCGTTGTCCCCGGGACTTCCCCCATCGCCGAAAGCAGCGGAGCTCCTGCCCGGTGTCGCCAAGCTGTTCAGCGCCACCAACATGTATTTTTCTTCCGTAAAGCCTCTGGGATGCAGTGCCAACGACGACCCATAAAAAAGGAACAGACTTACAAGGAGCAGATGTACCAAAATGGAAAGCAGTACAGACCGCCAGACTGCTCCTGAATCCGTCAACATTATGCAATCTCTATCAAGTTCCGTATCCATCTGTTGAAATTCTAATCCATTGGAGTTTCGTCTCCTGTCAATTTTGATTCAATGAGCCAATTGCAAGCATTCTGCGCCACCCCGGCGGAATATGCTGGCTTTGCAATCGGCTCCAATTCCTTTCCGATTTGAATGGACATTTTGCGTGAATTTCCGGGGGCGTCTATGAACTTTGGTCTTAACCAGTTGTGATAAAGAGGTTTTGATCATGATCCCGGTCGCCCTACAGTACCGGGCATGTTCTCCGGAAAGAAACACGGTGTGCCGTGTCTCTATGGTATTGTGCCCGAATTGATGACCATGGCCGACAAAGACTTGCTCCTTGGCCATCGCGAAAATGACATCGATGGCAATGATGCCGGTATCCCCGTATCTCCCTCCGATCACGCAAAGGCCCTAATCCTGCTTTACCGAAATGACCTCGATCTTCTCGAGTGCCTTCACGTCCCGGTCGGCCAGCAAATCGTCCGGCGGCACAAAAAAGAACCTTCCCCCCTTTTCGATTGGCTGACCGTTTATCCGTTCCGCTATAAGGAGTCGCTCCCCTGCCGCATCCAGAAACACCTCTCCGTAAGACAGGAGGCAACGATAACCGTCGGGGGCCGAGAGGAGAAATACGATATTCAGATCAGCCCCGATCCCCGCCTGGTTGAGAACCGGTTTCAACGGAGCCCCTTCCACGAAATCGACCCCATGAAATCCTCTTCCCTCACCCAGGTGCCTCGCCTGAAGGCTTTGTTTCGGATATTGGGAGAGCTCTGAAACGGTGAGGGGAGTCTTCACCATCCCTCCCACGGTAAAGCTCGAGGAAAAGAGCTTATCCGGTTTTTTCGGGGCCGCCTCCGGTCTCATATCCATGACCTGAATGCTTGTAATGTTTTCCATGGATCGGTCCGCCCACTGATCGCTCGCCACCACGAGTTTGGGGAAGCCGATGGGCCGTTTGTACTGATTCAGCCTGGCCTGGTACACCTCCGGTTTGTGGCAGGTGGCGCAGTCCTTTTTGGGGAGGATGGGTCGTGCGGACAGGGCCACGATGACATTCCCCGGATTTTTGTAAAAGACCTCTCCCCACGAGAGGACCGTCTGTTTGCCTTCCCGGTTCCGGATGACGATAGCAAGATCCACCGGTTTGTTGAAGGTTCCTTCCTCCTTTCGGATGGAGGCGGTTTCCAGGAGCGCACGCATGGGGACCCCGCGGTAGTAGAAACTTCCCGTATAGGTTCCATCCTTGAACAGCTCATTGAGCTGGACCTCGATGGATTGGTAGCCCCACAAATCGGGCACTGAGAGGGTCATAGGCTGTATGACGAGTCCCGTGATGCTCACGCAGGGCGAAGTCCCGGCCCCTGACGCTGGGAGGGTCATTAACACGAAGGCTATCATCAACGGCATAAAGGTCTTTTTCATTTGATCTCCTTAACTCAGGCGGCATTAACGCAATCCAACCTTGACGACTTCGTAAAAAATCCGGATATCCCGCGCATCGCGGGATTGCGCTGCATCCTTCGTCAATGAGGCGTAGGTTAACGACGCCTCATTCCTCAGGATTTGCGCGCCTTGTCTGCGGCCAAACCAGCCCTCTGAAACCGAGAGCATCTCAGCCGCGGCGTTCCTCTGGCGGGCCTTCCAGCATCAGGAAAATCCATCCGCTGCCTGGTGGTTTAACTCAAAATGTTGTCCGCAGCACGCCAAAGAAGGTCCTTCCCTCCCGTGGATACCCATACGAGAGGGAGTAATCCTTGTCGAACAGGTTCTGGACCCCCGCTTCCAGCGTGAGGTGATTGGAGAAGGTCCCGATGAGCTTGAAATCGAAAGTGACGAACCCTTCCAGCTCCTGCCATCCCGCGTTAGCGTCTTCGTACCACTGCTTGGAGTAGTATATCAGCTTGCCATACAAGGCCAGCCAATCCATAAGCTGATAGAGATCGCTCAGATAGAGTTTGTTTTCCGGTCTTTCTTCAAGATGGTCGCTGGTGCGGTTGGGAGACCGATCCTCGGACTTCAGGTAGGTGTAGCTCAATTCAAAGGTGTTGCTGGGTATCCACATGGACTTCAGGGTGAGTTCGACCCCCTTCAGGTCGGCTTTTCCGATGTTCTGATACTGATTGACGCCGGGACTGACATTCTTGTTGACGATCAGGTCGCTGACATCGGAATAGAAAAGATTGAGGCTTGCAGAATTCCTACCGGGCAAGGGCTTTTCCACGCCCAGTTCATAATTGATAGACTCTTCCTTGGTCAGATTGGGATTGGGTATATTTTTGCTGAGGAGCCCGGAATATAACTCCATCAACGTCGGAAAGCGCGTCTTCTTGCCCACCGAGAAATGAAAACCCAGGTCTTTGAGAACGGTATAGTGGATGCCGCCCTGAGGGTTGAAGGCGTTGTCATCACCTCTCACTGCTGCGCCGTTGGCGTATTTGGGCTTTTGCATGTCATAGCTGATCCCCGCCACAAATGAGAGGTTGTCAAGGATGGCATAGTCGTTTTCAAGCCCGAATGAAAAATTCTCGCTTTCATATCTTTCCCAGGATGCACCCCTGGCGTCCTGTTCCTGGTGAACATCATCCTTATAATGGAAGGAAAAGCTGGTGATGTTTTGGGGAATGTAGGCTCCCCGCAAGGTAAGCGATCCGCCATCGCTGTGGTCGTCGTAGGTGCTGTGAAAGGCGTATTTCATGGTCTGCGTCGTGTAGGTGTTGTCGTCATAGGAATCCAGGACATTGTAGTAGGTATCGTGATAAATGCGGATTTTGGAGGAGAGCTTGTCCGTGATGCTGGAATCGCCGATGAGATAATAGGTGTCCTTTTTCCAGTCGGTAAAACGCCACCATTTGAGTTCGGGCCGGGTGGTGGCGTATGCATGGGGCGGGAGGCCCCATTCGCTGTCGGTGTGATTCACGCCGAAAGCGTATTCGTGCCCTTCGGCAGGGGTAAATCCTAACTTGAACGAACCGTTTTTTTGATCGATATCCGAGTTGTTCCGCGTGCCATGCCCTTGATTGGGACCAATCTCCATATCGTTGGATACACGGTAACCGTCTGAATTGAGGTAGCCGGCGTTAGCAGCCACATAGAACTTATCCTGACGGGAACCGATATACAGGTTGGAATCGTAGGTGTTGGACTGTCTTCCACCAATGTCAAACTTGCCCTCAATCTTCTTCTCGGGCTTTTTGGAGATGATGTTGATGGCTCCCCCCATGGTGTTAGGCCCATAGAGTACCGAAGCGTTTCCTTTGGTGAGCGTAACCTGTGAAATGTTGGCCGTGGGAAGTTTTCCCCCGTCCACATATCCGTCATTGGGCACGTAAATCGGGATGCCGTCGAAAAAAATGGGGACATACCGCTGATCGAACCCCCGGACCGTATAGGAGCGCTCATTCCGGGTTCCCACGTTGAGAAAGACTCCAGGCATGGTGTCGAGTGCGCTTGATACGTTCCTGGATGTGCTGAGTTCCATCTGTTCCTCGTCGATAGTCTCTGTGGTGGCGATTTTTTCCACGGCATCTCTTTCTCCGGTCACCACCACCTCACCGAGGGTAAATACTGTGCCCACCTGCCGCATGAGGCCCTTGCCTTCCTCTTCCTGGGCAAAGACCGTGCCAGCCACGATCAGGCTTGCGGCCAGCCACACCATGATGTTTCCTTTCCGTTTCATCACCATTTGCCTCCTCTTTCCCCGTTCATGTCACTCATCGGCAGGACGTGTGCGCCACGTCATCGCCAGATAGATTCCTATTCCCGCAAGCATGACCGGGAACAGGACGAATACCAACAGTTTGACTGGATTCCGGCTGACGATCAGCCTTACGCCCGGCTTTGAACCCCTCATGTTTCCCCTGGTGTACTCTCTGGGCGGAGTGAAACGCTTCAGGGTGATCTGGATATCCTGATAGACGAAAGGTCGAAGAAAAAAAACCGATCCTTCAGCTACCTGGATCCCGTTGCGTGTCAGCGCAACCTCGCAGAAGTTCATTTTCGGATCAAACGCAACAGGCGCATGTTTTCCGCCTGATGCGTACATCACGGGATTCACGCCCCCGTGAATCGCCTTGACGGTGATGGCGTATCCTTCTGGCAGCTCGAAGGTCTGGCCCTCCCCAACATGGACGTTTTCGTATCGGTAGCCGAGAAAGAAACTTCCAAAGTGGCCCAGAGCCACGAAACCGAAAACGGTGTGGATGATCAGCATGACCATTCTGGATGTGGCGTGTCGGTCTCTCACCAGCCTAAGAAATCTGGTCCATGAGCAGAAGATGAGGTTGACCCCCAGAACGGCCATTACGTTGCAGAGCCCGATGAACCAGAACTTCACCAGAAACGGGAGCCGTTGCGGATGTGAGAACCACCCCAGCGCCAAGACGCTGTTCATGAAATTGAATCCATCGCGAAGCGAAGTGGATTCCACGAGGAATATCCCCCAGGCGAACCAGAATATCAGCAGGGAGAGGATCCCGATCGTTAATTGCATGGATGCTAAATATTCACTGAGCCGTTTCAAAAACCCGCCATTTAATCACCGCCACAGCCAGCATGAAAAGGGGCGTCATCATCGCGATCACTGCTCGCAGGTCATTGGAGCAGGCATTTTTCCCGGGGATATGAAAGGCAAACATGAAACAGAGGATGATCAGGGTGGATTGAAAAAACACGGAGCTCCAGTGCCAAATATCGCCCCAGCCGTTCTGGCACCAGATGATGCCCGCGTATTCGCCGCAGAGGAACAGGAGCGCGGCCAGAAGGAGGAAATTGCGTCCCTGGCCGAACAGGGGATCACTGCCTCTTCGAGGTTCGGGCTTCATTCGAAATGAAATGAAATGGGCCGCAGCAAACATGGCGAAGGACAGGGCCAGCCCACGGGCCCCATGAAACAGGATCACCCAGAGATTCGCGTACTGGAAGGAGTGAGGCAGTGCTGCCTTCGGAAAGAACAAGGCAATCCCAAATAGGAGAAGTATCTCGACCCAGACACATGCCCTGACAGCGATCCAATTCCCTTCTTTTGGATACACGAAGCTGCCGAGGGCTCCAAGGATAAAGGCCGCAAACATCAATCCGCTGAAGCCATCGAAGATCGGCGGCAGTCCGGAAGATATGGTGATACCGACCAGCATCGATCCAGTGAGGACCAGGGCGGTAACGGACAGCAAGCGGGAAAGGTGGGTCATTCTCAGAAGACTGGTGAGGAGTGTTGCGACATAAAGCGAAAATGCGGCGGTATATTCTGGGAAGAGGGAATGGTTCATGCTGGATGTACCCACCCTGTATGGATGAACCGATCCAAAAAGGTTTGATGGCTGATGGCTGATGGTTGCATGATGAGCTCGTTTCATGTTTCAGGAATTTCAATCAGGCATTTCCTACCAGCTCCAAAACGATATGTCAATACTGGCATATCATATTCGTCCAATGGCGCTTTTCCTGGGTTTATAATGGTGTGGTGACGTTCGGTCGCCATTCAGCCGATGAATTTGCACTCCTGCAAGCGGCATTTTGCCAGGCGAAAGGACTTGGATGCAGCATGGGCATCTCTGTCCGGCCGCATTGATATCATGGGATTGTCTCGATATAACTGCTTTCAAATCAGGATGTGAAGGGATGGCAAAGGCAGTCAGAGCAGATACCGTATTCTGAAAAACCTCAGGGGATTACCTGCCGAATCGGGATACCCGATCGATCCGGATTGCCCGGTGGAAAATCGAGAATACGCTGGATGAATCCTCAACTTTGGTGAGGTAGAGATGGCTGCAAATTCGAGGATTCCGGAAAAAGAGCATTCATTGGCTGTGGGGAACGAAAGAAGTTCGGTGGTTATGGCGGGAAATTCCGAAGGCCCGTTTTTTATCCGTTCGAAAATCTGGTTCGAAGACAGCTCGGGGGAGGTGATTTTCGGCCTGGGACGCCTGGAAATGCTGGAAGCCATCGAACGAAACGGATCGATTCAGGCTGCCGCCAAAGAGCTGAAGATGAGCTACCGCGCCTTATGGGGCAGAATAACGGCAACCGAAAAACGAATGGGTCGGCAATTGTTGACGCGCAACGTAGGCGGTTCATCCGGGGGTGGATCCAGGTTGACGCCATTTGCGAAAACACTTCTGGAAAGTTTTCGGGAGATTCACCGACGCATTGCTGTCGGGCCGGATCACTCATGTCCTGAATCCGCTCGCAGCCCACCTTCGCCAGAAAGGGTTCTATCGGCTCGGCCTTACGCATCGTCCGCCCCGATGCCCGCCTCGCCGTTATCGGCAGGCCGCT
The nucleotide sequence above comes from Desulfatirhabdium butyrativorans DSM 18734. Encoded proteins:
- a CDS encoding ABC transporter permease, whose product is MNVIWEGLLAAVRMLISLDPEVLEITWRTIQVSVTATIISIAIGIPIGTVLALTRFPSRGFWVSLVNFGMGLPPVVVGLVTWLMLARYGPLGMLGLLYTPTAIVVAQSIIASPIVAGFSMAAIQSVNPKLLLQIRSMGATRFQFLLLLLWEARLGILSAVIAGFGGVISEVGASMMVGGNIRGYTRVLTTATVLEVSKGNLELATALSIILLALTFVIVSLLSLWQQRKSAP
- a CDS encoding winged helix-turn-helix domain-containing protein — its product is MAANPRIPEKDQTSAAGDGRNSVTMTGNPGGPFFIRSKIWFEDSSGEVIFGLGRLKMLEAIERNGSIQAAAKELKMSYRALWGRITATEKRMGRQLLTRNVGGSAGGGSRLTPFAKILLESFREIHRRIAVESDRLYQTEVLPEITRPED
- a CDS encoding substrate-binding domain-containing protein, with protein sequence MNKLFVGRHWLRGSMAVALLSLLWIAAASAAEVKDIILSTTTSTVDSGLLDELVPIFEKQTGYRVKTIAVGTGQALAMGEKGEADVLLVHAPAAEKKLVDVGIGINYRLVMHNDFILAGPSKDPAGLKGKSAVEALKAIAATQSVFISRGDDSGTHKKELSLWKEAGIDPKGKPWYQESGQGMGATLSMASQKGAYTLTDRGTYLSQKAHLELAILCEGDKPLLNIYHVMQVNPEKFSKVNASGAKAFVDFMIAPETQKRIGEFGKDKYGAPLFFPDAATESGKP
- a CDS encoding TonB-dependent receptor plug domain-containing protein is translated as MKRKGNIMVWLAASLIVAGTVFAQEEEGKGLMRQVGTVFTLGEVVVTGERDAVEKIATTETIDEEQMELSTSRNVSSALDTMPGVFLNVGTRNERSYTVRGFDQRYVPIFFDGIPIYVPNDGYVDGGKLPTANISQVTLTKGNASVLYGPNTMGGAINIISKKPEKKIEGKFDIGGRQSNTYDSNLYIGSRQDKFYVAANAGYLNSDGYRVSNDMEIGPNQGHGTRNNSDIDQKNGSFKLGFTPAEGHEYAFGVNHTDSEWGLPPHAYATTRPELKWWRFTDWKKDTYYLIGDSSITDKLSSKIRIYHDTYYNVLDSYDDNTYTTQTMKYAFHSTYDDHSDGGSLTLRGAYIPQNITSFSFHYKDDVHQEQDARGASWERYESENFSFGLENDYAILDNLSFVAGISYDMQKPKYANGAAVRGDDNAFNPQGGIHYTVLKDLGFHFSVGKKTRFPTLMELYSGLLSKNIPNPNLTKEESINYELGVEKPLPGRNSASLNLFYSDVSDLIVNKNVSPGVNQYQNIGKADLKGVELTLKSMWIPSNTFELSYTYLKSEDRSPNRTSDHLEERPENKLYLSDLYQLMDWLALYGKLIYYSKQWYEDANAGWQELEGFVTFDFKLIGTFSNHLTLEAGVQNLFDKDYSLSYGYPREGRTFFGVLRTTF
- a CDS encoding energy transducer TonB, encoding MDTELDRDCIMLTDSGAVWRSVLLSILVHLLLVSLFLFYGSSLALHPRGFTEEKYMLVALNSLATPGRSSAAFGDGGSPGDNAERPHSEKPLAVASTPPIKQPDASHHQVSQKHIKPKSAAIKPVSVASRPLTMTKPPETQTSSEIAQTPSAPEAEEATSAVASATSASGNAVAQTDQSSSNIPEGGKTTESSSGSGSGNGAGSGNGTGNDNGNGSGNGRGNGNGSGNGQGPIISTFGSAEGPKFMRQIMPHYPRMAKLEGLEGTVVLLLMLDKNGRIVDIEVISGAGHGFDEAAIEAVRDSTFSPAQKNGIPVACKALFPVRFKLR
- a CDS encoding winged helix-turn-helix domain-containing protein, coding for MLEAIERNGSIQAAAKELKMSYRALWGRITATEKRMGRQLLTRNVGGSSGGGSRLTPFAKTLLESFREIHRRIAVGPDHSCPESARSPPSPERVLSARPYASSAPMPASPLSAGRSLMHGLPGDHDMGSSMLASISSMNRLLGLNWPFRKSA
- a CDS encoding substrate-binding domain-containing protein, with product MMKRFMVCSCIALALIAGFVTGSPAEQKGFVLLASTIGPIDSGIVDVLEQAFETETGIRVRHIGMGTGATLKLAQKGAIDLVMVHARSLEEKFVAEGYGTERIDLMYNDFVIVGPPNDPAGIRNMKSAVDALRKIAQTGALFISRGDRSGTHVAEMNLWSIAGVEPKGAWYEIYEKGSLGNGATLKYVSEKSAYTAIDRATFLSLQKQIHSVILVENDEVLLNFISLIPVNPKKFPNTNLKDAMIFVNWLTAVDKGQKIIQEFGKDRYGASLFFPNSKQWKQHRP